The following proteins are co-located in the Microvirga ossetica genome:
- a CDS encoding DUF1254 domain-containing protein, translating into MARSKPPPRRPQHPPPTLVTPDKVETRIGPLEFKDGAPSPETVQKVYDTLDFTRALDAFLNSYGGASVYAFRQGLLSIGAEDNTVTIYSELMDSNSLFLTANADTVYYFSIVDLTKGPMVIEQSPKGLGTINDMWFQWVIDIGSSGPDRGEGGKYLLIPPGYDGPLPDGGFFVARSKTTRVIYAARAFLTDNDPKPTVELIKKTLKIYPYTPGGFGTGIATALEGKVRLETNPPVPATKFVEASGKAFNTIPPSDFSFFEMINANIQQEPADSYNPELAGQLAAIGIVKGKPFNPDARMRRILTDAAAVGNAAGRVLNWRPGESLGWSYYPGSSWTNMLWQGGASFETPPPMITKEGFFEPLPPTGARTLDSKTAFYYGYTLDSPGMIMRLPKAGSQYLIGFLDADKKDLDGAKTYKVTLPPNIPAAAFWSFTVYDNQTRSMLQTPQRYPRAGSQSYPSPVASAAADGSTTVYFGPTQPPGAARGNWIQTMPSKGWFTILRLYSPLEPFFTKEWRLSEIELVP; encoded by the coding sequence CTGGCGCGATCGAAGCCGCCGCCCAGACGACCCCAGCACCCCCCCCCGACGCTCGTCACGCCGGACAAAGTTGAGACGCGGATCGGTCCGCTTGAGTTCAAGGACGGTGCGCCCAGCCCGGAAACCGTCCAGAAGGTTTACGACACCCTGGACTTCACCCGCGCCCTCGATGCGTTCCTCAACAGCTACGGGGGCGCATCCGTGTATGCGTTCCGTCAGGGCCTTCTCAGCATCGGCGCGGAGGACAATACGGTCACCATCTACTCCGAACTGATGGATTCGAACTCGCTATTTCTCACGGCCAACGCCGACACCGTCTATTACTTCAGTATCGTGGATCTGACGAAGGGCCCCATGGTCATCGAACAGTCGCCGAAGGGGCTCGGCACCATCAACGACATGTGGTTTCAGTGGGTCATCGACATCGGGTCCTCCGGCCCTGACCGCGGCGAAGGGGGAAAATACCTGCTTATCCCGCCGGGCTATGACGGCCCGCTCCCGGACGGTGGCTTTTTCGTCGCGCGGTCGAAGACGACGCGGGTCATCTATGCCGCTCGCGCCTTCCTCACGGACAACGATCCGAAGCCGACCGTCGAGCTGATCAAGAAGACGCTCAAGATTTATCCCTACACGCCGGGAGGCTTCGGCACGGGCATCGCGACAGCCCTCGAAGGCAAGGTCAGGCTCGAAACCAACCCGCCCGTTCCCGCGACCAAGTTCGTGGAGGCGAGCGGGAAAGCCTTCAACACGATCCCTCCCAGCGACTTCTCGTTCTTCGAGATGATCAACGCCAACATCCAGCAAGAGCCGGCCGATTCCTACAATCCCGAACTTGCGGGACAACTGGCGGCCATCGGTATCGTGAAGGGCAAGCCCTTCAACCCGGACGCCCGGATGCGCAGGATCCTCACCGACGCGGCCGCGGTTGGAAACGCCGCCGGTCGCGTGCTGAACTGGCGTCCCGGCGAATCCCTCGGCTGGTCTTATTACCCCGGCTCATCCTGGACCAACATGCTGTGGCAGGGTGGGGCCAGTTTCGAGACGCCGCCGCCGATGATCACCAAGGAAGGCTTCTTCGAACCCCTGCCGCCGACCGGCGCACGGACCCTCGACTCGAAAACGGCGTTCTACTACGGCTACACGCTCGACTCGCCGGGCATGATCATGCGGCTTCCCAAGGCCGGCTCGCAATATCTCATCGGTTTTCTGGATGCGGACAAGAAGGACCTCGACGGGGCCAAGACCTACAAGGTCACGCTGCCGCCGAACATTCCCGCGGCAGCGTTCTGGTCGTTCACCGTCTACGACAACCAAACCCGCTCGATGCTCCAGACACCGCAGCGCTACCCGCGCGCCGGCAGCCAGAGCTATCCGTCGCCAGTTGCCTCGGCAGCCGCCGATGGCTCTACGACGGTCTATTTCGGCCCGACCCAGCCGCCAGGCGCCGCCCGGGGCAACTGGATCCAGACCATGCCCAGCAAGGGTTGGTTCACGATCCTGCGCCTCTACAGCCCGCTTGAACCTTTCTTCACCAAGGAATGGCGGCTGAGCGAGATCGAACTCGTGCCCTGA
- a CDS encoding neuromedin U, with protein sequence MSLGFGSSLAFAQEQHEASTSDLAKAAQNPIADMISVPFQNNFNFHVGPHNQLQDILNIQPVIPITLDRDWNLITRWITPVISQPPLTVTGDREFGLGDINPSFFFSPKQPTHGIIWGIGPTFVFPTGTDKTLTQGKYSIGPTFVALTIQGPWVLGVLVNNVWSFAGKSNRGPVNQMLLQPFVNYNFHGGWYLTSSPIITADWEADDGDRWTVPIGGGFGRVFKIGKQPINAQLAAYYNVAKPTEGAEWQLRAQVQLLFPK encoded by the coding sequence ATGTCACTGGGCTTCGGAAGCTCTCTCGCCTTCGCCCAGGAGCAGCACGAGGCAAGCACGAGCGATCTCGCCAAGGCGGCGCAGAACCCCATCGCCGACATGATCAGCGTGCCTTTCCAGAACAACTTCAACTTCCACGTCGGCCCGCACAACCAGCTTCAGGACATCCTCAACATCCAGCCCGTCATTCCGATCACGCTGGACCGTGACTGGAACCTGATCACGCGCTGGATCACGCCGGTGATCTCGCAACCGCCGCTGACGGTGACGGGCGACCGGGAGTTCGGTCTCGGCGACATCAACCCGAGCTTCTTCTTCTCGCCCAAGCAGCCGACGCACGGCATCATCTGGGGCATCGGCCCGACCTTCGTGTTCCCAACCGGCACCGACAAGACGCTCACACAGGGCAAGTATTCGATCGGTCCGACCTTCGTTGCCCTGACAATCCAAGGCCCTTGGGTGCTCGGAGTGCTCGTCAACAACGTCTGGTCCTTTGCGGGCAAGAGCAACCGCGGCCCCGTCAACCAGATGTTGTTGCAGCCTTTCGTGAATTACAACTTCCACGGAGGCTGGTACTTGACGTCATCGCCAATCATCACCGCCGACTGGGAAGCCGACGACGGTGACCGCTGGACCGTGCCAATCGGTGGCGGCTTCGGGCGCGTATTCAAGATCGGCAAGCAGCCGATCAATGCGCAGCTCGCGGCCTACTACAATGTCGCGAAACCTACAGAAGGCGCCGAGTGGCAGCTCAGGGCTCAGGTCCAGCTCCTGTTCCCGAAATAG
- a CDS encoding DUF992 domain-containing protein, with product MSPGPSRAGPGGRRFRWLSVRTAPILITGVAIAELALAQALVAVGHLSCESQRVVGSAAAQREKLSCSFVSAAGGMPSNYLGEIEAIGTPIGVSERTRVVWQVLTVGGGTTRGLLTVSYSNAASSNQIESTLLRGGPNGDTYLRVVSVDGHAEPSFVTEVAGLSLRLAE from the coding sequence ATGTCCCCTGGGCCAAGCCGCGCTGGACCGGGCGGGCGTCGATTCCGATGGCTCTCGGTTCGAACGGCGCCGATTCTTATTACTGGCGTTGCCATAGCTGAGCTTGCGCTTGCTCAGGCGCTTGTTGCGGTCGGCCATCTCTCATGCGAATCCCAACGCGTGGTCGGCTCGGCCGCAGCTCAGCGTGAGAAGCTTTCCTGTTCGTTCGTGTCTGCGGCGGGCGGCATGCCATCGAACTATCTCGGGGAAATCGAAGCTATTGGGACACCGATCGGCGTCAGCGAACGAACGAGAGTGGTGTGGCAGGTTCTCACGGTCGGCGGAGGAACGACGCGCGGATTGTTGACGGTCAGCTATTCCAATGCGGCATCGTCAAACCAGATTGAGAGCACTCTTCTCAGAGGCGGCCCGAATGGGGACACATATTTGCGGGTCGTTTCGGTCGACGGCCATGCCGAACCCAGCTTTGTGACTGAGGTCGCTGGGCTGTCGCTTCGCCTGGCTGAGTAG
- a CDS encoding glutelin, with protein MAVRPVLLLILVCGAGLIGSIVRPADAAAFTCPDTVTSDAPRNAPPLSDLYSGANNLAGGNRVGELVADLRKSGMKPALIVDHLVGAYCPLVANDGSLSDKQKADRVRRFARQVTGLAYGSSDQGELDVLVDVPLMPTLLGQVDQAAAGVGMSRDAWIERAIKQQLTVP; from the coding sequence ATGGCCGTTAGACCTGTCCTGCTTCTGATCCTGGTCTGTGGAGCCGGACTCATAGGCTCGATCGTTCGACCGGCCGACGCCGCAGCTTTCACCTGCCCGGACACCGTGACATCCGATGCGCCAAGGAATGCTCCTCCCCTGAGTGATCTTTACTCGGGAGCAAATAACCTCGCTGGAGGCAACCGTGTTGGCGAGCTCGTGGCTGATCTCCGCAAGAGCGGGATGAAGCCCGCTCTCATCGTCGACCACCTGGTTGGCGCCTATTGCCCGCTTGTCGCAAACGACGGCAGCCTCTCGGACAAGCAGAAGGCCGACCGTGTTCGGCGGTTCGCGCGGCAGGTGACGGGATTGGCCTACGGATCGTCAGACCAGGGCGAGTTGGATGTTCTCGTCGACGTGCCCTTGATGCCAACGCTGCTGGGCCAGGTGGACCAGGCGGCGGCCGGCGTCGGGATGTCGCGGGACGCCTGGATTGAGCGGGCGATCAAGCAACAGTTGACGGTGCCATGA
- a CDS encoding MarC family protein, with translation MPMELQTTSDLSLHQMVQAIVTVLAVINPVVCGSILLTLTPKLAPAQRRRKAVRVALSILIILIASALIGLRVLSVFGISLDVFRIVGGMIIAYMGFDMLSGRQTVGQATPTDDDAAASNSLAPLIMFAAGPGTITAVVTLAAVHTPDGLPVTAIVAAVVGAGVTFAVLLLAVGMGSRLGHGTQAMITRSMGLIVASMGMQFVLTDLKAFLSL, from the coding sequence ATGCCGATGGAGCTGCAAACGACTTCCGATCTGAGCCTTCACCAAATGGTGCAAGCAATCGTGACTGTTCTGGCCGTCATCAACCCAGTGGTGTGCGGCTCAATCCTCTTGACGCTGACACCAAAGCTCGCGCCGGCCCAAAGACGCCGAAAGGCCGTCAGGGTGGCGCTCAGCATTCTCATCATCCTGATCGCCTCCGCGCTGATTGGGCTCAGGGTATTGAGCGTCTTCGGCATTTCATTGGACGTGTTCCGGATCGTCGGTGGGATGATCATCGCCTATATGGGGTTCGATATGCTCAGCGGCCGTCAGACCGTCGGCCAGGCAACGCCGACGGATGACGATGCTGCCGCATCGAACTCACTTGCCCCGCTGATCATGTTCGCCGCTGGTCCTGGGACGATCACCGCCGTGGTGACGTTGGCGGCGGTTCACACGCCCGATGGCCTGCCAGTGACCGCAATTGTCGCCGCAGTGGTGGGTGCAGGGGTCACGTTCGCGGTTTTGCTTCTTGCTGTTGGGATGGGGTCGCGTCTTGGTCACGGCACGCAAGCCATGATCACTCGATCCATGGGGTTGATTGTGGCATCGATGGGAATGCAGTTCGTCCTGACAGACTTGAAGGCCTTCTTGAGCCTTTAG